Proteins encoded together in one Porites lutea chromosome 2, jaPorLute2.1, whole genome shotgun sequence window:
- the LOC140925753 gene encoding uncharacterized protein, with the protein MRESGLSVCVLRGDRVDTEDGGDEEISLEVPVEMLTSAHFDLIFTHPEVLVDNRKVSKLLKTTSFKEKIKAIVVDEAHLVIDWKSFRPAYGKLDLLTSIFSKTPIIGLTATATKQMQQKIVEAMGMISPFVIDVNPDRKNIYFSSSRRGNQGDEKLVNILDPLLKDLRSRRQDFPLTIIYGNLETIANCFSYFSSELGNEQYEPIDAPKLARNRLFTQYHAQYPEHERKRIVDELIQGKSKLRIIFATVAFGIGLDISNIRHVLHIGVPYSMEEYFQEAGRAGRDGLPAEAHIFFNSHDISKGRKQLSDVMRKYVQEKKCKREMILNYFGFKAPSRSGSLHGCCDFHQNMCDCDDCVISSIPSILEEAGIQDDETTSAEASASTSLTLPPALEEKLREELHVYRFSLPGTGRTSVGGTSLSSGITLDLVDQIVKNIHQLTSVEKIEATLPIFSRRNAIAIWEIVQKYI; encoded by the exons ATGAGAGAAAGTGGATTGAGTGTTTGCGTACTCAGAGGAGATCGCGTGGATACAGAAGACGGCGGTGATGAAGAGATTTCGCTTGAAGTGCCTGTTGAGATGCTGACAAGTGCACATTTCGATCTGATATTTACTCACCCCGAGGTGTTGGTCGACAATAGGAAAGTATCCAAATTACTGAAGACGACTTCatttaaggaaaaaataaaagcaattgtGGTAGATGAAGCCCATCTTGTCATTGATTG GAAGAGTTTCAGGCCAGCTTATGGCAAGTTAGATTTGCTGACAAGTATATTTTCAAAGACACCAATTATTGGTCTAACTGCTACTGCGACAAAACAAATGCAGCAGAAAATAGTGGAAGCTATGGGGATGATTAGTCCTTTTGTTATTGATGTAAACCCTGATCGTAAAAACATTTACTTTTCGTCATCACGTAGAGGCAACCAGGGGGATGAAAAATTAGTAAACATTTTGGACCCTCTTCTTAAAGATCTCCGTTCTAGAAGACAAGACTTCCCTCTCACTATTATTTATGGAAACCTGGAGACCATTGCGaattgtttttcttattttagtaGTGAACTTGGAAATGAACAATATGAACCAATAGATGCACCAAAACTTGCCAGAAACAGGCTATTCACTCAATATCATGCCCAGTATCCTGAACAtgaacgaaagagaattgtTGATGAACTGATTCAGGGTAAATcaaaactaagaattatttttgcTACTGTTGCCTTTGGCATAGGGTTAGATATTAGTAATATCAGACATGTACTACACATTGGTGTGCCCTATTCCATGGAAGAGTATTTTCAAGAAGCTGGTAGGGCAGGGCGAGATGGGCTACCAGCAGAAGCGCACATCTTTTTCAACAGTCACGATATTTCAAAGGGTAGAAAACAGCTGTCAGATGTTATGCGAAAATATGTCCAGGAGAAGAAGTGTAAAAGGgaaatgattttaaattattttgggTTTAAAGCCCCCAGCAGAAGTGGCTCACTCCATGGGTGTTGTGACTTTCATCAAAACATGTGTGATTGTGATGACTGTGTAATATCCAGTATTCCATCAATTTTGGAAGAGGCAGGCATACAGGATGATGAGACAACTTCTGCTGAGGCAAGTGCATCAACATCTTTGACCTTACCACCTGCCCTTGAAGAAAAATTAAGGGAAGAACTACACGTTTATCGATTTTCCCTCCCTGGAACTGGAAGAACCTCTGTTGGAGGAACCAGCTTGAGTAGTGGCATAACTTTGGATCTTGTTGACCAGATTGTTAAAAACATTCATCAACTAACTTCAGTGGAAAAAATCGAGGCAACACTCCCAATTTTTAGCAGAAGAAATGCCATAGCCATCTGGGAAATTGtccaaaaatacatttaa
- the LOC140927924 gene encoding NADH dehydrogenase [ubiquinone] 1 beta subcomplex subunit 9-like: MAYIASHLKKGITHQQRVMRLYRNSLKHLLSWCIDRESWREEALILRDRFDKYKNETNQKMIDKVLQDAEIEFENKRHPFPYIDPVSPDGSKWERNLPPPPHVLHMLPWEEEWYKEMCEWAEGKD, from the exons ATGGCGTACATCGCTTCTCATTTGAAGAAGGGAATCACACATCAGCAGCGCGTTATGCGCTTGTACAGAAACAGCCTAAAGCACTTACTTTCGTGGTGTATCGATAGAGAGTCATGGAGAGAAGAGGCCTTGATACTGAGAGATAGATTTGATAAGTATAAGAACGAGACTAACCAGAAAATGATAGACAAGGTTCTGCAAGATGCAGAAAtcgaatttgaaaacaaaagacacCCGTTTCCCTACATCG ATCCCGTAAGTCCAGACGGTAGCAAATGGGAGAGAAACTTGCCACCCCCTCCCCAC GTTCTTCACATGCTGCCATGGGAGGAGGAATGGTATAAAGAAATGTGTGAGTGGGCTGAAGGCAAAGATTGA